From Bos mutus isolate GX-2022 chromosome 5, NWIPB_WYAK_1.1, whole genome shotgun sequence, one genomic window encodes:
- the SMARCC2 gene encoding SWI/SNF complex subunit SMARCC2 isoform X5, with amino-acid sequence MAVRKKDGGPNVKYYEAADTVTQFDNVRLWLGKNYKKYIQAEPPTNKSLSSLVVQLLQFQEEVFGKHVSNAPLTKLPIKCFLDFKAGGSLCHILAAAYKFKSDQGWRRYDFQNPSRMDRNVEMFMTIEKSLVQNNCLSRPNIFLCPEIEPKLLGKLKDIIKRHQGTVTEDKNSASHVVYPVPGNLEEEEWVRPVMKRDKQVLLHWGYYPDSYDTWIPASEIEASVEDAPTPEKPRKVHAKWILDTDTFNEWMNEEDYEVNDDKNPVSRRKKISAKTLTDEVNSPDSDRRDKKGGNYKKRKRSPSPSPTPEAKKKNAKKGPSTPYTKSKRGHREEEQEDLTKDMDEPSPVPNVEEVTLPKTVNTKKDSESAPVKGGTMTDLDEQEDESMETTGKDEDESSTGNKGEQTKNPDLHEDNVTEQTHHIIIPSYAAWFDYNSVHAIERRALPEFFNGKNKSKTPEIYLAYRNFMIDTYRLNPQEYLTSTACRRNLAGDVCAIMRVHAFLEQWGLINYQVDAESRPTPMGPPPTSHFHVLADTPSGLVPLQPKTPQGRQVDADTKAGRKGKELDDLVPETAKGKPELQNSASQQMLNFPDKGKEKPTDMQNFGLRTDMYTKKNVPSKSKAAASATREWTEQETLLLLEALEMYKDDWNKVSEHVGSRTQDECILHFLRLPIEDPYLEDSEASLGPLAYQPIPFSQSGNPVMSTVAFLASVVDPRVASAAAKSALEEFSKMKEEVPTALVEAHVRKVEEAAKVTGKADPAFGLESSGIAGTTSDEPERIEESGTDEARAEGQATEDKKEPKEPREGVGTVEEEAKEKTSEAPKKDDEKGKDGDSEKESEKSDGDPTADPEKEKEPKEGQEEVLKEVVESEGERKTKVERDIGEGNLSTAAAAALAAAAVKAKHLAAVEERKIKSLVALLVETQMKKLEIKLRHFEELETIMDREREALEYQRQQLLADRQAFHMEQLKYAEMRARQQHFQQMHQQQQQPPPALPPGSQPIPPPGAAGPPTVHGLAMAPASVAPAPAGSGAPPGSLGPSEQLGQAGSTVGPQQQPPAGAPQPGAVPPGVPPPGPHGPSPFPNQQTPPSMMPGAVPGSGHPGVAAQSPAIVAAVQGNLLPSASPLPDPGTPLPPDPTAPSPGTVTPVPPPQ; translated from the exons ATGGCGGTGCGGAAGAAGGACGGCGGCCCCAACGTGAAGTACTACGAGGCCGCGGACACCGTGACCCAGTTCGACAACGTGCGGCTGTGGCTCGGCAAGAACTACAAGAAG TATATACAAGCCGAACCACCCACCAACAAGTCCCTGTCTAGCCTGGTTGTACAGTTGCTACAATTTCAGGAAGAAGTTTTTGGCAAACATGTCAGCAATGCACCGCTCACTAAACTGCCG ATCAAATGTTTCCTAGATTTCAAAGCAGGAGGCTCCCTGTGCCACATACTTGCAGCTGCCTACAAATTCAAGAGTGACCAGGGATG GCGGCGTTACGATTTCCAGAATCCATCACGCATGGACCGCAATGTGGAAATGTTCATGACCATTGAGAAGTCCTTGGTGCAG AATAATTGCCTGTCTCGACCTAACATTTTTCTGtgcccagaaattgaacccaaaCTGCtagggaaattaaaagacattatcAAGAGACATCAG GGAACGGTCACTGAGGATAAGAACAGTGCCTCCCACGTTGTGTATCCCGTTCCAGGGAACCTGGAGGAAG AGGAATGGGTACGGCCAGTCATGAAGAGAGACAAGCAGGTTCTTCTGCACTGGGGCTACTATCCTGACAG TTATGACACATGGATCCCAGCCAGTGAAATTGAAGCGTCTGTGGAAGACGCTCCAACTCCTGAGAAACCTAGGAAG GTTCATGCAAAATGGATTCTGGACACAGACACCTtcaatgagtggatgaatgaggAAGACTACGAAGTAAATGATGACAAAAACCCTGTCTCCCGCCGAAAGAAGATTTCAGCCAAGACGCTGACAGATGAG GTGAACAGCCCAGATTCAGACCGACGGGACAAGAAGGGGGGGAACTATAAGAAGAGGAAGCGCTCCCCCTCACCTTCACCAACCCCAGAAGCCAAGAAGAAGAATGCTAAGAAAGG TCCTTCAACACCTTACACCAAGTCAAAGCGAGGCCACAGAGAGGAGGAGCAAGAAGACCTGACAAAGGACATGGATGAACCCTCACCGGTCCCCAATGTGGAAGAGGTGACATTGCCCAAGACAG TCAACACTAAGAAGGACTCGGAGTCAGCCCCAGTCAAAGGAGGCACCATGACTGACCTGG ATGAACAAGAGGACGAAAGCATGGAGACCACGGGCAAG GATGAGGACGAGAGCAGCACGGGCAACAAGGGGGAGCAGACCAAGAACCCAGACCTGCATGAGGACAACGTGACTGAGCAGACCCACCACATCATCATCCCGAGCTATGCTGCCTGGTTTGACTACAACAG TGTTCACGCCATCGAACGGAGGGCTCTCCCTGAGTTCTTCAATGGCAAGAACAAGTCCAAGACTCCAGAAAT CTACCTGGCCTATCGGAACTTCATGATTGATACTTACCGGCTGAACCCCCAGGAGTATCTCACGTCCACTGCCTGTCGCAGGAACCTGGCGGGTGATGTCTGTGCCATCATGAG GGTCCATGCCTTCCTAGAACAGTGGGGTCTCATTAACTACCAGGTGGATGCCGAGAGTCGACCAACTCCCATGGGGCCTCCGCCCACCTCTCACTTCCACGTCTTGGCGGACACACCATCCGGGCTGGTGCCGCTGCAGCCCAAGACCCCGCAG GGCCGCCAGGTTGATGCTGATACCAAGGCTGGGCGAAAGGGCAAAGAGCTGGATGACCTGGTGCCAGAGACGGCTAAGGGCAAGCCAGAGCTG CAGAACTCTGCTTCCCAGCAAATGCTCAACTTCCCTGACAAAGGCAAGGAGAAACCGACAGACATGCAGAACTTTGGGCTGCGCACAGACATGTACACGAAGAAGAACGTCCCCTCCAAG AGCAAAGCTGCAGCCAGTGCCACTCGAGAGTGGACAGAACAGGAGACCCTGCTGCTCCTGGAG gcacTGGAAATGTACAAAGATGACTGGAACAAAGTGTCAGAGCACGTGGGAAGCCGCACACAGGATGAATGCATCTTGCATTTTCTCCGGCTTCCCATCGAAGACCCGTACCTGGAGGACTCAGAGGCCTCCCTGGGCCCCCTGGCCTACCAGCCTATCCCCTTCAGCCAGTCAGGCAACCCTGTGATGAGCACCGTTGCCTTCCTGGCCTCTGTCGTCGACCCTCGAGTGGCCTCAGCTGCTGCGAAGTCAGCCCTAG AAGAGTTCTCCAAAATGAAGGAAGAGGTACCCACAGCTTTGGTGGAGGCCCACGTTAGGAAAGTGGAAGAAGCCGCCAAAGTGACAGGCAAGGCAGACCCAGCCTTTGGTCTGGAAAGCAGTGGCATCGCAGGGACCACCTCTGATGAGCCGGAGAGGATCG AGGAGAGTGGGACTGACGAAGCGCGGGCAGAGGGCCAGGCCACAGAGGATAAGAAGGAACCCAAG GAACCTCGAGAAGGAGTTGGGACTGTGGAGgaagaagcaaaggagaagaccAGTGAGGCACCCAAGAAGGACGATGAGAAAGGGAAGGATGGCGATAGCGAGAAGGAGTCAGAAAAGAGTGATGGAGACCCGACAG CGGATCCTGAGAAGGAGAAGGAGCCCaaggaagggcaggaggaggTGCTGAAAGAAGTGGTGGAGTCGGAGGGGGAAAGGAAGACGAAGGTGGAGCGTGACATTGGCGAGGGCAACCTctccaccgccgccgccgccgccctggCTGCTGCCGCTGTGAAGGCCAAG CACTTGGCTGCTGTTGAGGAGAGGAAGATCAAATCGCTGGTGGCCCTGCTGGTGGAGACCCAGATGAAAAAGTTGGAAATCAAACTCCGGCACTTTGAGGAGCTAGAGACGATCATGGACCGGGAGCGAGAAGCA CTGGAGTACCAGAGGCAGCAGCTCTTGGCCGACAGACAAGCCTTCCACATGGAGCAGCTGAAGTACGCAGAGATGCGGGCCCGGCAGCAGCACTTCCAGCAGATGcaccaacagcagcagcagccaccaccaGCCCTGCCCCCGGGCTCCCAGCCTATCCCACCACCAGGCGCTGCTGGGCCACCCACTGTCCATGGCTTGGCCATGGCTCCAGCCTCTGTGGCCCCGGCTCCTGCGGGCAGTGGGGCCCCTCCTGGAAGCTTGGGGCCCTCCGAACAGCTTGGGCAGGCAGGGTCAACTGTGGGGCCACAGCAGCAGCCACCAGCTGGCGCCCCCCAGCCTGGGGCCGTCCCACCAGGGGTACCCCCCCCTGGACCCCATG GCCCCTCACCGTTCCCCAACCAACAAACTCCTCCCTCAATGATGCCAGGGGCAGTGCCAGGCAGCGGGCACCCAGGCGTGGCGG CCCAGAGCCCTGCCATTGTGGCAGCTGTTCAGGGCAACCTCCTGCCCAGTGCCAGCCCACTGCCAG ACCCAGGCACCCCCCTGCCTCCAGACCCCACGGCCCCGAGCCCAGGCACAGTCACCCCCGTGCCACCCCCACAGTGA